The proteins below are encoded in one region of Pantoea eucalypti:
- a CDS encoding Thoeris anti-defense Tad2 family protein, whose product MMTAQQLNATIAMFADAEADYAGDYMALLAVIARLGYTITDTSETKNTGYAAVISKSGLTMTGYGETLNHAACVALIKLNDLILHNEAMIEKGELNFRQEHAPLAVAQLWLTEGCKVAREAWGKGVYLRLNRGMIRSALSGADLYGVPARYFDCNPKATVTQMPQLLLIDAERLTVSDWSPASTDLLACDWKLV is encoded by the coding sequence ATGATGACCGCTCAACAATTAAATGCCACGATCGCTATGTTCGCAGACGCCGAAGCTGACTACGCAGGCGACTATATGGCACTTCTGGCGGTCATTGCCCGTCTTGGATACACCATTACAGATACGTCCGAGACCAAAAACACCGGATATGCCGCCGTTATCAGCAAAAGCGGCCTGACAATGACCGGTTATGGCGAAACCCTGAACCACGCCGCCTGTGTCGCGCTGATTAAGCTGAACGATTTGATCCTGCATAATGAAGCGATGATTGAGAAGGGCGAACTGAATTTCAGGCAGGAGCATGCACCGTTGGCCGTGGCCCAGCTATGGCTGACAGAAGGCTGTAAGGTGGCGCGAGAAGCATGGGGAAAGGGTGTTTATCTGCGACTCAACAGAGGCATGATACGCTCAGCGCTGAGCGGGGCAGACCTGTATGGCGTACCGGCTCGCTACTTTGACTGTAATCCGAAGGCTACTGTCACGCAGATGCCTCAGCTTTTACTTATTGACGCCGAAAGGCTGACTGTCTCCGACTGGTCGCCTGCTTCTACCGATCTTCTCGCATGCGACTGGAAGCTGGTCTAA
- a CDS encoding late promoter activating protein — translation MEQKVSSIEVADLLIRRRDYMTVAEVTKLVETEYPHLVVNTGIISNILRSFVRSPFAQCRVHPDAYPRQYRLEAMNGYIFKVRGRKDLNYGSLCVESATKQVLQKKEMEQMSVCAMARELMDMCRRGRIENAPLM, via the coding sequence ATGGAACAAAAGGTGAGCAGTATAGAGGTAGCCGATCTGTTAATACGCAGACGGGACTACATGACAGTGGCCGAAGTCACTAAGCTGGTGGAAACTGAATACCCGCACTTAGTGGTGAATACCGGCATTATCTCCAATATCCTGCGCTCCTTTGTTCGTTCGCCGTTCGCACAATGCCGTGTACATCCCGACGCGTATCCCCGCCAGTATCGGCTGGAGGCCATGAACGGCTATATCTTCAAGGTACGCGGAAGAAAGGATCTCAATTACGGTTCGCTGTGTGTGGAAAGCGCCACGAAGCAGGTTCTACAGAAAAAGGAAATGGAGCAAATGTCGGTGTGCGCAATGGCAAGGGAACTGATGGATATGTGCAGAAGGGGAAGGATAGAGAATGCCCCGCTCATGTGA
- the parM gene encoding ParM/StbA family protein, whose amino-acid sequence MTNKKAVLVAVDAGSGNVTIAYEENGQWLSLITPSLVHEGHQQSYSNHASATWFTENDNGNEAAYTVVKKGFTDLYDTCDPDYQISAPHRVLVHECLKRAGIVDCDVILGETLPIGQFYSGTGVINQDRINRKVESLKKPVRNYSGDVAPARIRHVEVFPEAVPAILAAQTEFPDLEQAQTILVIDIGRFTCDIAIVDEELVPIKKASFEHGIQKMINRVLVLLQEFEKTSGRSFNAEEIPVGIVDDIIRQGYIGSRMEAAKDKRIDVTSVIDQAAGELASEIWRDVRSLLRNVIALDAVLVVGGGANYLAGRQAGLSDHTADWHDMVIIPAQPELSIARGVFMALMSSEDELRETIKETAKVSDIKSRASDKG is encoded by the coding sequence ATGACTAATAAAAAAGCTGTTTTAGTAGCTGTAGATGCGGGTTCAGGTAACGTTACGATTGCCTATGAGGAAAACGGCCAATGGCTTTCCCTCATTACCCCCTCACTGGTCCATGAAGGCCACCAGCAGTCCTACTCAAACCATGCGTCAGCTACCTGGTTTACCGAAAATGATAACGGGAACGAAGCAGCCTATACCGTCGTTAAAAAGGGCTTTACTGACCTGTACGACACCTGCGACCCGGACTACCAGATTTCTGCCCCACACCGCGTGCTGGTTCACGAATGCCTGAAACGTGCTGGCATCGTGGATTGCGACGTCATCCTGGGTGAAACCCTGCCAATCGGTCAGTTCTACAGCGGCACCGGCGTTATCAATCAGGACCGTATCAACCGCAAAGTTGAAAGCCTGAAAAAGCCTGTTCGCAACTACAGCGGCGACGTCGCGCCAGCGCGTATCAGACACGTTGAAGTCTTCCCGGAAGCCGTACCGGCGATTCTGGCCGCACAGACAGAGTTTCCTGATCTGGAGCAGGCACAGACCATTCTGGTGATTGATATCGGCAGATTCACCTGTGATATCGCTATCGTGGATGAAGAGCTTGTGCCAATTAAAAAGGCCAGCTTTGAGCACGGCATTCAGAAGATGATCAACCGCGTTCTGGTGCTGCTGCAGGAGTTTGAAAAGACTTCCGGACGCTCATTCAACGCCGAAGAAATTCCGGTTGGCATCGTGGACGACATTATTCGTCAGGGCTATATCGGTTCACGTATGGAAGCCGCTAAAGACAAGCGTATCGACGTAACCAGCGTTATCGATCAGGCTGCGGGTGAACTGGCGTCAGAAATCTGGCGTGACGTGCGTTCTTTACTGCGCAACGTAATTGCCCTTGATGCTGTTCTGGTTGTTGGTGGCGGTGCTAACTATCTGGCTGGCCGTCAGGCAGGCCTGAGCGACCATACAGCTGACTGGCACGATATGGTCATCATTCCGGCACAGCCAGAGCTTTCCATTGCGCGTGGCGTATTCATGGCGCTTATGTCGTCAGAGGATGAGCTGCGTGAAACGATCAAAGAGACGGCAAAAGTAAGCGATATTAAAAGCCGCGCCAGCGATAAAGGTTAA
- a CDS encoding terminase yields the protein MGGQKRIKSVTTDPRWRDMVIRYRYNWALAVVELFGMIPTWQQEEIMNSVQETGSQTTVTSGHGTGKSSLTAMMLLIYMIMYPDARVIIVANKIGQVKTGVFKYVKTYWANAARRHPWLQNYFTLTDTMFYEKSRKGIWEVLCKGYRLGNEEALAGEHAAHILLILDEASGISDKAIAIMRGALTEDDNRMLMMSQPTRPSGYFYDSHHSLARHPDNPNGFWNAIVLNSEEAPHVTLKFIREKLVEYGGRDSLEYMVKVLGRFPRNVSGYLLGRDECDRAARRKVYLEKGWGWVATADVGNGRDKSILNICKVSGYGDARRVVSFKLVEMPGTMDPITFGDYIANECTQERYPGITIAVDGDGVGSGTLKQLERRGVNAVSIRWGQPPFSKKVRERFKNQRAWSNIMAADAIRSGRMRIDISQHTAEQASKIPYFMDEMGRIMMVPKPQMRQKLNIKSPDRWDTYCFIFLIGYRPAEAELSEDMADFTQSKLDELSELDALLT from the coding sequence ATGGGTGGTCAGAAGCGCATAAAGAGCGTCACCACGGACCCGCGCTGGCGGGATATGGTTATCCGCTACCGTTACAACTGGGCGCTGGCAGTCGTTGAGCTATTTGGCATGATCCCCACCTGGCAGCAGGAAGAGATCATGAACTCCGTACAGGAGACAGGGAGCCAGACTACCGTGACGTCCGGACACGGTACGGGGAAATCATCTCTGACGGCCATGATGCTGCTTATCTACATGATCATGTATCCGGATGCCCGTGTAATCATCGTGGCCAACAAAATCGGGCAGGTTAAGACCGGCGTATTCAAGTACGTCAAAACCTACTGGGCGAACGCCGCCAGACGTCACCCGTGGCTACAAAACTACTTCACCCTGACCGACACCATGTTTTATGAAAAGTCGCGTAAGGGTATCTGGGAGGTGCTGTGTAAGGGCTATCGCCTGGGTAACGAGGAAGCGCTGGCGGGTGAGCACGCCGCACACATCCTGCTGATCCTCGATGAGGCGTCGGGTATCTCTGACAAAGCGATCGCAATCATGCGTGGTGCGCTGACAGAAGACGATAACCGCATGCTGATGATGTCGCAGCCTACTCGCCCCAGTGGTTACTTCTATGACTCGCACCATTCTTTAGCCAGACACCCGGATAACCCTAACGGCTTCTGGAATGCCATTGTGCTCAACTCCGAAGAAGCGCCGCACGTAACCCTGAAATTCATCCGGGAGAAGCTGGTGGAGTACGGCGGGCGCGATTCACTGGAATACATGGTGAAGGTGCTGGGCCGCTTCCCGCGCAACGTCAGCGGCTATCTGCTGGGCCGTGACGAGTGCGATCGCGCAGCGCGCCGAAAAGTGTATCTGGAGAAGGGCTGGGGATGGGTGGCCACCGCCGACGTCGGTAACGGGCGCGATAAGTCGATACTCAATATCTGCAAGGTATCCGGCTACGGTGATGCCCGCCGCGTCGTGTCGTTTAAGCTTGTGGAAATGCCAGGCACAATGGACCCGATCACATTCGGTGACTATATTGCCAACGAATGCACGCAGGAGCGCTATCCAGGCATTACGATCGCCGTGGACGGTGATGGCGTGGGATCGGGTACGCTTAAGCAGCTGGAGCGCCGGGGTGTGAATGCAGTCAGTATCCGCTGGGGCCAGCCGCCATTCAGTAAGAAGGTGAGGGAGCGCTTTAAGAATCAGCGCGCCTGGTCGAACATTATGGCCGCTGACGCGATCCGGTCGGGCCGTATGCGCATTGATATCTCGCAGCACACGGCAGAGCAGGCTTCAAAGATTCCGTACTTTATGGATGAAATGGGCCGTATCATGATGGTACCTAAGCCGCAGATGCGCCAGAAACTTAACATCAAGTCGCCTGACCGCTGGGATACCTACTGCTTCATCTTCCTGATTGGCTACCGTCCGGCAGAGGCCGAACTGAGCGAAGATATGGCTGACTTCACACAGAGTAAGCTGGATGAACTGTCGGAACTGGATGCACTGCTGACATGA